From the genome of Ammoniphilus sp. CFH 90114, one region includes:
- a CDS encoding Fur family transcriptional regulator: MKENMIDLVIEKIKEKGGRVTIQRLAIINVLLKLDHPTAEEIYQFMKKEFPTLSFTTVYNTLHSLQEMGILREYHFGEASRFEMAEKSHHHFLCYSCGKMEDIDESEIQIIPSADVSSLYQFMATEVVLKGYCQNCKSTT; encoded by the coding sequence ATGAAAGAGAACATGATTGACCTTGTCATCGAAAAAATTAAAGAAAAAGGCGGCCGTGTCACGATTCAGCGTCTAGCGATTATCAATGTTCTACTTAAGCTAGACCATCCTACAGCCGAAGAAATTTATCAGTTCATGAAAAAAGAGTTCCCGACCCTTTCTTTTACCACCGTATATAATACCCTGCATTCCCTTCAAGAGATGGGAATTCTTAGGGAATACCACTTTGGGGAAGCTTCTCGATTCGAGATGGCGGAGAAATCACACCACCACTTCTTATGCTATTCCTGTGGAAAGATGGAGGACATTGACGAATCCGAAATTCAAATTATTCCATCTGCCGATGTTTCATCCCTTTACCAATTCATGGCAACTGAGGTGGTATTAAAAGGATATTGCCAAAATTGCAAATCAACGACTTAA
- a CDS encoding universal stress protein, with amino-acid sequence MLTVCSRIAVPYDDSELSKKALETAMMLAKQDDRIELDIITVVQVPTTVAYYGVYNDDRIREAHLSAAKEMMNAIEEKMKDLPNKTRTFVLEGSPAHTLVDFVKQNDSDLIVMGSRGLSGLKEMFLGSVSHYVVQKSTCPVYIVK; translated from the coding sequence ATGTTAACCGTATGCTCTAGAATTGCTGTTCCTTATGATGATTCCGAACTAAGTAAGAAGGCGCTGGAGACAGCGATGATGCTTGCGAAGCAGGATGATAGGATCGAGTTAGATATCATTACCGTTGTGCAAGTTCCGACAACTGTTGCTTATTATGGGGTTTATAATGATGATCGCATTCGTGAGGCTCACTTGTCCGCTGCGAAAGAAATGATGAATGCGATAGAGGAAAAGATGAAAGACCTTCCGAATAAGACAAGAACATTCGTGTTAGAAGGAAGCCCAGCCCATACGTTAGTTGATTTTGTAAAACAAAATGATTCTGATCTCATTGTTATGGGTAGCCGCGGATTAAGCGGACTGAAAGAAATGTTCTTGGGCAGCGTCAGTCACTATGTTGTACAGAAGTCTACTTGCCCGGTTTATATCGTAAAATAA
- a CDS encoding DUF309 domain-containing protein, with protein MHDRLYIEYLYYFNEERDYYECHEVMEELWLLEGKNKLLQGLLQVAVGLHHFRNDNITGAIKLFEQAMAKHQEPWSGELGINKERLFHEVQMYLYKLYDYNNKPFPFYDLTIEITDPSLAEAVSTCVPLGVAEEDKF; from the coding sequence ATGCATGACCGTTTATATATCGAATACCTCTATTACTTCAACGAAGAACGTGACTACTATGAGTGTCACGAGGTGATGGAGGAATTATGGCTGCTTGAGGGGAAGAATAAGCTGTTACAAGGACTGCTGCAAGTTGCAGTAGGGCTTCATCATTTCCGCAACGACAACATTACAGGTGCGATTAAGCTTTTTGAGCAAGCCATGGCGAAGCACCAAGAACCTTGGAGTGGTGAACTAGGAATTAACAAAGAGCGGCTATTCCACGAAGTTCAAATGTATCTATATAAGCTGTATGATTACAATAACAAGCCTTTTCCCTTTTACGATCTGACCATCGAGATCACAGATCCAAGCCTTGCTGAAGCAGTCTCTACTTGCGTACCACTTGGGGTGGCTGAGGAGGATAAGTTTTAG
- a CDS encoding pilus assembly protein TadG-related protein: MFSNERGSIAILALYTVLAVIAGTMIISHFFGVYVVKRQSQNVADSASLAAVQVLKQKYEEEMKDKVDYVLHEFWVDIDLEIATCLASGVLPCLTKEELVEQRIQDARLRQMLLDPTSEVEWLLVVTEPYFSGEFTAQKNGDRLYDVCRREASAIRAAALDLSVRNEGSSQLTLTFPVDGEPKVQVKGHKTINIDQIVTFSEDIPSYSAAGLQTSFDIDVSHKVPFDF, encoded by the coding sequence TTGTTCAGCAACGAAAGAGGAAGCATTGCGATCCTTGCTCTCTATACGGTTTTAGCTGTTATTGCGGGCACGATGATCATCTCTCACTTCTTTGGGGTTTACGTTGTGAAGAGACAATCTCAGAATGTAGCAGACAGTGCATCACTCGCAGCCGTACAAGTGCTAAAACAGAAGTATGAAGAAGAAATGAAGGATAAGGTAGACTATGTGCTCCATGAATTTTGGGTGGATATCGACTTGGAGATCGCCACCTGCCTAGCAAGCGGTGTGCTTCCTTGTCTAACGAAAGAGGAGCTAGTGGAGCAGAGAATTCAGGACGCTAGACTCAGACAGATGCTGCTAGATCCGACGAGCGAAGTGGAGTGGCTGCTGGTGGTCACGGAACCCTATTTTAGTGGGGAGTTTACAGCTCAGAAGAACGGAGATCGGTTATATGATGTGTGTAGAAGAGAAGCTTCGGCCATCCGAGCTGCCGCTCTTGATCTATCCGTAAGGAATGAGGGAAGCAGCCAGCTTACCTTAACATTTCCTGTCGATGGAGAGCCTAAGGTTCAAGTAAAGGGACATAAGACAATCAACATCGATCAGATTGTAACCTTTAGTGAAGACATTCCTTCTTACTCCGCCGCAGGGTTGCAAACTTCCTTTGACATCGATGTGTCGCACAAGGTACCGTTTGACTTTTAG
- a CDS encoding S-layer homology domain-containing protein translates to MNKSLRNGCLLFVIVLGVSGCTSNSEPPVETEPVEMQAEVLVDQEKVEEIFSPAPRIEVILPSLEQSELPQSAVDIADHAALAEIQEVIESGAVLLSEDGQFRPEEKVTRGEFMTWMYRYDSKGIKPHRPNRGTYPDLSAEHPYFSTIEGITAAGVVMGYPDGTIGVDLPLSREEIGLIWGRYQQDGNVMNPFDNIQALIPYKDKEKISQLYIYAVGGYRQLYKEVFGDEEELRPKQAVTRAEAARWMVKGPKGVGGEVEQVESPPRARLNMESSSEVVQQVEIIDITGHPVQDKIVWMIESGVIDMQGEKRFRPDHRITRRDFIHWMYQNDAKGIEPMSPSQPTFSDVASDDPSYGIVEGMVAKQRLMGDPEGTLRLDDLLTREELVLLWGEYVQHRSITEKAGHTLNALKYAKDGDKVGDAYRYAVGAYFPMMRTVFGNTPIINPQVPVTRAEAVQWIVDTTHP, encoded by the coding sequence ATGAATAAGAGTTTACGGAATGGATGTCTTCTGTTTGTGATAGTCTTAGGGGTTAGTGGATGTACAAGTAACAGTGAACCTCCTGTTGAAACAGAACCGGTAGAAATGCAAGCAGAGGTCTTGGTCGATCAAGAGAAAGTAGAAGAAATCTTCTCGCCTGCTCCAAGAATAGAAGTTATCCTGCCGAGTTTGGAGCAATCCGAGTTGCCTCAGTCCGCTGTAGATATTGCTGACCATGCGGCTCTGGCTGAAATTCAGGAAGTCATTGAGTCGGGGGCCGTCCTTCTGTCGGAAGATGGTCAGTTTAGACCCGAGGAGAAAGTGACCCGAGGAGAATTCATGACTTGGATGTATCGTTATGATTCCAAGGGGATTAAGCCTCACAGGCCCAACCGGGGGACATACCCTGACTTAAGTGCGGAACATCCGTATTTTTCTACCATTGAGGGAATCACCGCGGCTGGAGTCGTGATGGGTTATCCGGACGGGACGATTGGTGTGGATCTGCCCCTGTCTCGTGAGGAAATTGGACTCATCTGGGGTAGATATCAACAGGACGGGAATGTGATGAACCCTTTTGACAATATTCAGGCCTTGATTCCTTACAAAGATAAAGAAAAAATTAGCCAGCTTTATATCTACGCTGTTGGCGGTTATCGTCAGTTGTATAAGGAAGTGTTTGGAGATGAGGAAGAGCTGCGTCCGAAACAAGCGGTCACTCGAGCTGAAGCGGCCCGTTGGATGGTCAAAGGGCCAAAAGGGGTTGGAGGAGAAGTTGAACAAGTGGAATCGCCCCCAAGAGCGAGGTTAAACATGGAGTCATCTTCCGAGGTCGTCCAACAGGTTGAGATCATTGATATTACGGGCCACCCGGTCCAAGACAAAATTGTTTGGATGATTGAGTCTGGGGTAATCGACATGCAAGGAGAGAAGAGATTCCGCCCCGATCATCGGATCACGCGTCGTGACTTCATCCACTGGATGTATCAGAATGATGCCAAAGGGATTGAACCGATGTCTCCAAGTCAACCTACGTTTTCTGACGTTGCTTCTGATGATCCGTCCTATGGGATTGTGGAAGGGATGGTTGCCAAACAAAGACTTATGGGAGACCCCGAGGGAACCCTGCGATTAGACGATTTATTAACACGTGAAGAACTCGTTTTGTTGTGGGGAGAGTATGTGCAGCACCGTTCCATTACAGAAAAGGCTGGGCATACATTGAACGCCTTAAAATACGCAAAAGACGGGGATAAGGTAGGAGACGCCTACCGATACGCTGTCGGCGCTTATTTCCCTATGATGAGAACGGTATTCGGCAATACTCCGATTATTAATCCTCAAGTACCGGTCACACGGGCAGAAGCGGTGCAGTGGATCGTTGATACGACTCATCCGTAA
- a CDS encoding TadE/TadG family type IV pilus assembly protein: MVSQLVGWIRNERGSQAIEFVAVLPLFFLMVTIVWQFAAGAGAKLTAEAAAMDGARMAIVDGDYQAAAQNVASRYQGVVVTKAESGDYVTVSVRLEVPLFSNAFFNTTGLSLPISSDVTLRKEN; this comes from the coding sequence ATGGTAAGCCAACTCGTAGGGTGGATCCGTAATGAGAGAGGGTCCCAAGCGATCGAATTTGTTGCTGTCCTGCCGCTATTTTTCCTTATGGTCACGATTGTGTGGCAATTTGCAGCGGGGGCCGGAGCTAAACTGACGGCAGAAGCGGCAGCGATGGATGGAGCTAGAATGGCGATCGTAGATGGGGACTATCAGGCTGCTGCGCAAAATGTAGCCAGTCGCTATCAAGGTGTCGTCGTAACGAAAGCAGAAAGCGGGGACTATGTAACCGTATCGGTTCGACTAGAGGTTCCGTTATTTAGTAATGCTTTTTTCAATACAACCGGATTATCTCTGCCGATATCCTCGGATGTCACGCTTCGAAAAGAAAATTAA
- a CDS encoding type II secretion system F family protein: protein MSIWIYILLGLSLLSWVLAMYFFLRYHLKKIKLLKNLSLISPKKKKMSWSQELKMLLLQWSNRFSPAGKRFTLFVNEKDLERQLHLAGFPEGLTVSAFLGLRFVMLVAALLIGNVFSWLGFGGLVLLLLVSAGLFGPSLWIRWLAKRRQEQIGLDLPDFLDTMSVTLQAGAPMDAAMKQITSHMEGPLSEELIRFQQELDFGVPREEAYQRLMKRNDCPELETLVLSLLQGSKLGVPIAKTFSVMAEDMRESRIGKIKEKAGKAGPKITLITSFCILPGVILCIMGLLILNFIYNREGMGLSGWPF from the coding sequence ATGAGCATATGGATTTATATATTGCTTGGGTTATCCCTTTTGAGTTGGGTCTTGGCCATGTATTTTTTCTTGCGGTACCACTTGAAGAAGATCAAGTTGTTAAAAAACTTATCTCTGATCTCTCCGAAGAAGAAAAAAATGAGTTGGTCACAAGAGTTAAAGATGCTTCTCTTGCAATGGTCTAATCGATTTTCTCCAGCAGGAAAGAGATTCACCCTGTTTGTTAATGAGAAGGACCTTGAACGTCAGTTGCACTTGGCAGGTTTTCCAGAAGGACTTACGGTATCCGCCTTTCTTGGACTACGTTTTGTCATGCTTGTCGCGGCTCTCTTGATCGGAAATGTGTTTAGCTGGCTTGGATTCGGAGGGCTTGTGCTGCTTCTTCTTGTATCGGCAGGGCTGTTCGGACCTAGTCTATGGATCAGGTGGCTAGCAAAACGACGCCAAGAGCAGATCGGGTTAGATCTTCCTGATTTCCTCGATACCATGAGTGTGACGCTGCAAGCAGGTGCTCCAATGGATGCGGCGATGAAACAAATCACTAGTCATATGGAGGGTCCCTTGTCGGAGGAATTGATACGCTTCCAACAAGAGTTAGACTTTGGTGTACCGAGAGAAGAGGCCTACCAGAGATTGATGAAGCGTAACGATTGTCCTGAATTGGAGACCTTAGTGCTGTCTTTATTGCAGGGCAGTAAGCTCGGGGTTCCAATCGCGAAGACGTTTAGTGTTATGGCGGAAGATATGCGGGAATCACGGATCGGGAAAATCAAAGAAAAGGCAGGAAAAGCTGGTCCGAAGATTACCCTGATTACCTCGTTTTGTATTTTACCCGGAGTCATTCTCTGTATTATGGGTCTGCTCATTCTGAATTTTATCTATAATCGCGAGGGAATGGGGCTTAGTGGTTGGCCATTCTAG
- a CDS encoding type II secretion system F family protein: MTPQEWTLVVLLFAAVGCGVLGLLEALATRKFLKQLNKQIKPLYREDAYVSHSLFDKLAAKFNKSEYGKEIEVTLKASNLRLTPFQWILIYVTTWLVLSYLALLLLGVTFPYQFLLAYLVLKLSVKKWFESRQSKLAQAVNQQLPEVCRLMGSSIRAGLSIQQSIEMVAKEMKKPVGDLYQVMASELKMGTALQVVLERMNERVNSKDVHLMNHTIIIQQRTGGQLSQALDHLAKTLEERERINQELKNNTTEARYIALTLSLMPVFIIMIFNMVFQGFLMPLFTLPGLILLAVVLLLIGAGLLLIRNVANIKV, encoded by the coding sequence ATGACTCCACAAGAATGGACGCTTGTCGTTTTATTGTTTGCGGCAGTAGGCTGTGGGGTACTCGGGTTGTTAGAAGCCTTAGCCACGAGGAAATTTCTCAAGCAGCTGAATAAGCAAATCAAGCCTTTGTACAGGGAGGATGCTTATGTAAGCCACAGTCTCTTTGATAAACTGGCGGCGAAGTTTAATAAGTCCGAGTATGGAAAAGAGATCGAAGTCACGCTAAAGGCATCTAACCTGAGGTTAACGCCTTTCCAATGGATACTCATCTATGTCACGACTTGGTTGGTGCTCAGCTATCTCGCTCTACTGTTGCTAGGTGTAACGTTTCCTTATCAATTTTTGTTGGCTTATCTCGTCTTGAAGCTCTCGGTTAAAAAATGGTTTGAGTCAAGGCAAAGCAAGCTGGCTCAAGCCGTCAATCAACAGCTTCCTGAAGTTTGTCGCTTGATGGGCAGCAGTATTCGTGCGGGGTTAAGCATCCAGCAAAGCATTGAGATGGTGGCGAAGGAGATGAAAAAGCCGGTTGGGGATCTCTATCAGGTGATGGCTTCCGAACTGAAGATGGGAACAGCGTTACAAGTGGTGCTGGAAAGGATGAATGAGAGAGTAAACAGTAAGGATGTCCATCTCATGAATCATACGATCATCATCCAGCAACGGACAGGAGGTCAGCTCAGCCAGGCCTTGGATCATCTAGCTAAAACACTAGAGGAGCGGGAAAGAATTAATCAGGAACTCAAGAACAACACGACAGAAGCCCGCTATATAGCTTTAACGTTAAGCCTTATGCCTGTATTTATTATCATGATCTTTAACATGGTGTTTCAGGGATTCCTGATGCCGTTGTTTACCTTGCCAGGACTGATTCTTCTCGCTGTTGTATTACTACTCATAGGTGCTGGATTACTTCTCATCCGTAATGTGGCCAATATAAAGGTGTGA
- a CDS encoding CpaF family protein produces MAIFNKLGARLAENPLADKKYTDPIDVMFEHYKERLLKETNLDQLIRLPVHQKRRTIEKLIHDMMEEEKVIIPSEDKERLLRMILDDSVGYGPLEPLLGDEEITEIMVNAPNEVYVEKAGKISLTPITFKNHEHIRNIIDRIIAPIGRRVDESSPLVDGRLEDGSRVNAAIPPVALYGPVLTIRKFKKDPYTIQNLIDFTSMSEKMAQFLEAAVASKLNIIISGGTGSGKTTLLNVLSAAIPHGERVITIEDMAELRLNRRNVVSLEARPANMEGTGEIGIRQLVKNALRMRPDRIIVGEVRGGEALDMLQAMNTGHEGSLTTIHANTAQDALSRLEAMIIMSNPSLTVDVVKPYISSAVNLIVQTIRLSDGTRKVVSVSEVQGKGGGLILHDIFKFQREGVELDGTVLGEFQATGFVPQCYTRLKAFGQEIPVEFFSRGEGSL; encoded by the coding sequence ATGGCGATTTTCAATAAATTAGGGGCTCGCTTGGCTGAGAATCCCCTTGCAGATAAGAAGTATACCGATCCTATCGATGTCATGTTCGAGCATTATAAAGAAAGACTGTTGAAAGAGACCAATTTGGATCAGCTGATTCGACTGCCCGTTCATCAAAAGCGTAGAACCATTGAGAAGCTCATTCATGACATGATGGAAGAAGAGAAGGTTATTATTCCGTCGGAAGATAAGGAACGTCTATTACGAATGATTCTTGATGATTCAGTCGGGTACGGTCCTTTAGAGCCTCTGCTTGGGGATGAGGAAATTACCGAGATCATGGTGAATGCCCCCAACGAGGTCTATGTGGAAAAGGCAGGAAAGATCTCTCTTACCCCGATTACCTTTAAGAACCATGAGCATATCCGCAATATTATCGATCGAATCATCGCTCCAATTGGGAGAAGGGTAGATGAGAGCTCTCCCTTAGTAGATGGACGACTAGAGGACGGAAGCAGGGTCAATGCCGCCATCCCTCCCGTTGCCTTGTATGGACCGGTATTAACCATTCGAAAATTTAAGAAAGACCCCTACACCATCCAGAACCTGATTGACTTCACAAGTATGTCAGAGAAGATGGCTCAGTTCTTAGAAGCAGCAGTGGCATCGAAGCTTAACATCATTATCTCTGGAGGAACAGGAAGCGGGAAAACGACCTTGTTGAATGTCCTTTCCGCTGCGATCCCCCACGGGGAGAGAGTGATTACGATTGAGGATATGGCCGAGTTAAGGTTGAACCGCAGGAATGTGGTGTCACTCGAAGCGCGGCCTGCCAATATGGAAGGGACCGGTGAGATCGGGATTCGTCAATTGGTGAAGAATGCCCTAAGAATGAGGCCTGACCGCATTATTGTAGGGGAGGTTCGTGGAGGGGAAGCCTTGGATATGCTGCAAGCGATGAATACGGGACATGAGGGTTCTCTCACGACGATTCATGCCAATACAGCACAAGATGCACTCTCACGTCTGGAAGCCATGATTATCATGAGTAATCCATCCCTGACGGTAGATGTCGTGAAGCCTTATATTTCGTCTGCTGTGAACTTAATCGTTCAAACCATCCGTCTCTCTGATGGAACAAGAAAAGTCGTTTCCGTCTCTGAAGTGCAGGGGAAGGGGGGCGGTCTGATCTTGCATGACATCTTTAAGTTCCAGCGCGAAGGCGTTGAGCTTGATGGCACCGTACTTGGGGAATTTCAGGCTACGGGCTTTGTCCCGCAATGCTACACCAGGTTGAAAGCCTTCGGGCAGGAGATCCCTGTGGAATTCTTTTCCCGAGGGGAGGGGTCTCTATGA
- a CDS encoding AAA family ATPase — MSVKVAIISDDQRLTQRLVQMLGLLDVRVGEIVDRPREAYLKITSSEPRVILFVEPEEDESAEQIVKQMKKVNETAPILYFSKTNDFRKIRQLFREGVSDLLQLPDELEDLEKALEKTLDRLQKNLHKAEKEKSSLRKGAGTIISLYSGKGGTGTSLLSANLAHTLALDRSLNVLLVDLNLQFGAIHTLFNINHSRHIGDLKPVIRELTESQVKNVIYRMEESGLHILLSPNSPEEAEQFKSEEIEMLLNACRLYFDVIILDIPKELNEISISALNGSDHIFYVVHLERPAIVNMQSVLDLLERYHVIKDDNVSVIVNRFNKQHDISLTELQKMTRFPVLGTVADDFKLLQPYINLGQPWYTDPKVKVKKGPVKSLLDLKNSTLAVIGGE; from the coding sequence ATGAGCGTAAAGGTAGCGATAATAAGTGATGATCAGCGACTGACGCAACGTCTCGTACAAATGCTTGGTCTCTTGGATGTACGGGTAGGGGAAATTGTTGACCGTCCAAGGGAGGCTTATTTGAAAATTACCTCTAGTGAGCCTAGAGTCATCCTATTTGTTGAACCAGAAGAGGATGAATCGGCAGAACAGATTGTAAAGCAAATGAAAAAAGTAAACGAAACAGCTCCGATCCTGTATTTCAGTAAGACGAACGATTTCAGAAAAATCAGACAATTATTTCGAGAGGGCGTTTCGGATCTTCTTCAGCTTCCTGATGAGCTGGAAGACTTAGAGAAAGCCCTAGAGAAGACATTGGATCGGCTTCAGAAAAACTTGCATAAGGCAGAGAAGGAAAAATCCAGCCTGCGTAAAGGAGCCGGAACCATTATATCCCTGTACAGTGGAAAAGGCGGGACAGGGACCAGTTTGCTGAGTGCAAATCTAGCCCACACCCTGGCTCTTGATCGTTCGCTCAATGTTCTCCTGGTGGATTTGAACCTCCAGTTTGGCGCGATTCATACGTTATTTAATATAAATCATAGTCGCCATATCGGTGATCTCAAACCGGTGATCCGCGAGTTGACGGAATCCCAAGTGAAAAACGTCATCTACCGAATGGAAGAGTCAGGATTACATATTCTGCTGTCCCCCAACAGTCCAGAAGAAGCCGAGCAGTTCAAGAGTGAAGAAATTGAGATGCTATTAAATGCCTGTCGATTATACTTTGATGTCATCATCCTAGATATTCCGAAAGAGTTAAATGAGATTTCCATCAGTGCCTTAAATGGTTCAGATCATATCTTTTATGTGGTGCACCTGGAGCGGCCTGCCATCGTCAATATGCAGAGCGTCCTTGATTTGTTAGAGAGATACCACGTTATCAAGGATGATAATGTCTCCGTCATCGTCAATCGATTCAACAAGCAACATGACATTAGTTTAACGGAGCTGCAGAAGATGACTCGCTTCCCTGTGCTTGGCACGGTGGCCGATGACTTCAAGTTGCTTCAACCCTATATCAACTTAGGGCAGCCATGGTATACCGACCCCAAGGTGAAAGTTAAGAAGGGCCCGGTAAAAAGTCTGTTGGATCTAAAAAATTCTACTTTAGCTGTTATTGGTGGTGAGTAG
- a CDS encoding Flp pilus assembly protein CpaB: MFESRKRVFIFTILSVSFALAAAFLFSNYMNETKRNLGELVSIYVAQKDIPAGSPIQTDMLTTMEVPVKYASASFLQSAEDFKNKISLVPIPSGEVLTTAMLRDISNVPSQHRLVQLRTPMAIFDDQVDVLDRVDLYGSYELAGNGNPAADSRMTDLLLTDVEVLRVTKQDGTINAIGVALTQEQAKRVIWMLNYGKEIRVLKSNNTLVK; the protein is encoded by the coding sequence TTGTTTGAATCGAGAAAGCGCGTGTTCATCTTTACGATTCTTTCTGTTTCCTTCGCTTTAGCGGCGGCCTTTCTGTTCTCAAATTATATGAATGAGACCAAGAGAAATCTAGGGGAGCTTGTCTCGATTTATGTGGCTCAGAAGGATATCCCGGCAGGAAGTCCCATCCAAACCGACATGCTGACCACGATGGAGGTTCCGGTGAAATATGCTTCGGCATCGTTTTTACAGAGTGCTGAGGACTTCAAAAATAAGATCTCCCTCGTGCCGATTCCATCAGGGGAAGTCCTGACAACAGCGATGCTACGCGATATTTCGAATGTACCAAGTCAGCATCGGCTGGTTCAGCTTCGAACTCCGATGGCGATATTCGATGATCAAGTCGATGTGTTGGATCGGGTGGATTTGTATGGATCGTATGAATTGGCTGGGAATGGAAATCCAGCAGCAGACAGCCGTATGACCGATCTTCTTCTTACGGACGTGGAGGTCCTTCGCGTGACAAAACAAGATGGAACCATAAATGCCATTGGAGTCGCCCTTACCCAAGAGCAGGCGAAGAGAGTGATCTGGATGCTAAATTACGGGAAGGAAATAAGGGTATTAAAAAGCAACAATACGTTAGTTAAGTGA
- a CDS encoding cytochrome d ubiquinol oxidase subunit II, which yields MHPEVFGISILWLFLYGYLIVASIDFGAGFYSYYCKLKKKDHITNGLIHRYLSPVWEVTNVFLIFFMVGLIGFFPDTAYYYGTALLIPGSLALVLLVIRGSFYAFSRYGARESSLYMFLYGSTGLLIPASLSTVLTISQGGFIEEQNGLIVFKAKELLLNPYSWSVVLLAIVSVLFISASFLTYYARKAQDQPAERVLRGFALSWSVPTILASIFVFLSLRQHSPWHFESIVELAWMFGASLFFFSIAVGLLWSKAAYGCAFLCVMCQFGFAFYGYGASHLPYILYPYITIQDSVTNPQMLDALILAFLAGLMLLLPSLYLLVRLFLFNARYVKGSGS from the coding sequence ATTCATCCCGAAGTGTTTGGCATCAGCATTTTGTGGCTGTTCTTATATGGCTACCTGATTGTGGCTTCCATCGACTTTGGGGCGGGTTTTTATTCTTATTACTGCAAGCTGAAAAAGAAGGATCACATAACCAACGGATTGATTCATCGCTATCTGTCCCCCGTGTGGGAAGTTACCAATGTTTTTCTTATTTTCTTTATGGTAGGGTTAATCGGTTTTTTCCCAGACACGGCCTATTACTACGGAACAGCATTACTCATTCCAGGAAGCTTGGCTTTAGTTCTCCTTGTTATTCGAGGCTCCTTTTACGCTTTTTCCCGGTATGGGGCACGAGAGAGTTCTCTCTACATGTTTCTCTATGGGAGTACAGGTTTGCTGATTCCCGCTTCTCTTTCAACTGTGCTGACGATATCGCAAGGAGGATTTATAGAGGAACAAAATGGCCTTATTGTCTTTAAAGCCAAAGAGCTACTGCTTAACCCATACTCCTGGTCTGTGGTGCTTCTTGCGATCGTGAGTGTGCTTTTCATCAGCGCTAGCTTCTTAACTTATTACGCAAGGAAAGCGCAGGATCAGCCTGCAGAACGGGTGTTGCGGGGGTTTGCCTTAAGTTGGAGTGTGCCTACGATTCTAGCGAGCATATTTGTATTTCTTTCGCTGCGACAACACAGTCCATGGCACTTTGAATCGATAGTAGAGTTAGCGTGGATGTTTGGGGCTTCTCTATTCTTTTTTAGTATTGCGGTTGGACTGCTTTGGAGTAAGGCAGCATATGGTTGCGCTTTTTTATGTGTGATGTGTCAATTTGGGTTTGCTTTCTATGGCTATGGAGCTTCGCATCTGCCTTATATTCTGTACCCGTACATTACGATTCAAGACAGCGTTACGAATCCACAAATGCTAGACGCTTTGATTCTTGCTTTTTTAGCGGGACTAATGCTTCTCTTGCCTTCCCTCTATTTACTGGTTCGTTTGTTCTTATTTAATGCAAGATATGTGAAAGGAAGCGGGTCTTAA